The Candidatus Thermoplasmatota archaeon genomic sequence GTGTGGATAAAGGTTTATGAACAAAAATGAGGCTAAGAAAGAGATAGAAAAACTGCGTGAACAAATCAATTATCATAATTATATGTATTATGTTGAGAACAATCCTGTTATCTCTGATTATGAGTTTGATCAGTTGTTGAAAAAACTTGAGAAGCTTGAGGCTGAGTACCCTGATCTTATCACCCCTGATTCTCCTACGCAGAGGGTTGGTGGAGAACCGGTTGAAGGGTTCGTATCTGTGGAACATAAGGTTGCTATGCTTTCTCTTGATAACGCATACACGCACGATGAGTTACGTGAGTTTGATGAGCGTGTTCGTAAAAACGTTGGGGATGTTGAGTATGTTGTTGAGCCTAAGATAGATGGTGTGGGGGTTGCGCTCCTCTATGAAAACGGTGTTTTTGTGAGGGGTGCTACTAGGGGTGATGGTTTTAGGGGTGATGATATAACTGTTAACCTGAAAACAATTCGTAGTATACCATTGAGGCTTAGGGGAAATGTTTTGAATAATGTTGAGGTCCGTGGTGAAGTGTATATTCCTATTGATGGTTTTAAAAAGTTGAATAAAGAACAAGAAAAAAAGGGTGAGCTGGTTTTTGCTAACCCTCGTAATGCAGCAGCTGGTTCTATTAGGCAGCTTGATCCAAGGGTTGTTGCATCAAGGCCGTTGGATATTTTTGTTTATTTTATTTCTTATTCTGACAAAAATTTTAGTACACATGAAGAGGCTTTGGAGGCTTTGAAAAAAGCTGGTTTTCGTGTTAACCCGTTGATTAAAAAAGTTAAGGATATAGAGGCTGCTATAAAGTACTGTGAGGAATTAGAGAAAAAACGTGAAAAACTTGATTATGAGATTGATGGAGCTGTTTTGAAGGTTAATTCTTTAGCTCAACAGAAACAGCTTGGGGAAACAATAAAGCATCCTAGGTGGGCTAATGCTTTTAAATTCACTGCAAAACAGGCCACAACCAAGTTGAATGATATTGTTGTTCAGGTTGGTAGAACCGGTACACTTACACCAGTGGCAGTGTTAGAGCCTGTTCAGGTTGGTGGGGTAACTGTTTCTAGGGCTACTTTACATAACTTTGATGAGCTTAAAAGAAAGGATATAAGGGTTGGTGACAAAGTTTTGGTTGAACGCAGCGGTGATGTTATACCGCAGGTTGTAAAAAGCATAAAAGAAAAAAGAACCGGCAAGGAGAAAAGAAAGATTATACCAAAAAAATGTCCTGTATGCGGAACAAATGTTGTTCGTAGCGAAGACGAGGTTGCAGTTAGGTGCCCAAATCGTTATTGCCCTGCTCGTCTGAAATGGCGTTTGAAACATTATGCCTCACGTGATGCCATGGATATAGAGCATCTCGGCGAATCAACCATTGATAAACTGCTTGATGAAAAAATTATTGACAACATATCTGATCTGTATCGACTTAAAAAAGAGGATATACTCAAATTAGAAGGTTTTAAAGATAAATCTGCGCAGAACCTCCTAGATTCCATAGAACAAAGTAAACATCGGAGTTTATCCAGGCTTATTTATGCTCTTGGTATAAGACATGTTGGTAAATACGCTGCACAGGTTCTTGCTTCTAAATATGATTCGATCGATGATCTTGCAGAGGCTAGCGCAGAAGAACTGAATCAGATTTTTTGTCTCGGTGAAAAAACAGCCGAGGCTATCGCAACGTTTTTTGCAACTGAGGAAAACAGGGAGCTAATCAAAAAACTTAAAGAAGTTGGTGTTCAAACTAAGGAGGTTAAAAAGAAAGAAGAGCTGCCTCTTCGAGGTAAAAAATTTGTATTCACCGGTGGTTTGCGGTCTCTTTCTAGACCTGATGCATCTGAGCTCGTTAAACAAAAAGGAGGAATAGTAACCTCTTCTGTTAGCAAAGATGTTGACTATGTTGTTGTTGGCGAGGAACCTGGCTCAAAATATGAGAAAGCAAAAAAACTTGGGTTAAAGATCATAGATGAAAAAGAGTTTAAAAAACTAGTTGGTAAATAACATGTATATGTGATTTTTTATGAAGGAATGTAATGTAAAAGAAAACAAGAATAATTGTAACTGCAGCTATCCCTGTAGCAAAAAAGGCATATGCTGTGAATGCTTGAGATATCATAGAAGTAGAAATGAGTTGCCTGCTTGTTTTTTCCC encodes the following:
- the ligA gene encoding NAD-dependent DNA ligase LigA; the protein is MNKNEAKKEIEKLREQINYHNYMYYVENNPVISDYEFDQLLKKLEKLEAEYPDLITPDSPTQRVGGEPVEGFVSVEHKVAMLSLDNAYTHDELREFDERVRKNVGDVEYVVEPKIDGVGVALLYENGVFVRGATRGDGFRGDDITVNLKTIRSIPLRLRGNVLNNVEVRGEVYIPIDGFKKLNKEQEKKGELVFANPRNAAAGSIRQLDPRVVASRPLDIFVYFISYSDKNFSTHEEALEALKKAGFRVNPLIKKVKDIEAAIKYCEELEKKREKLDYEIDGAVLKVNSLAQQKQLGETIKHPRWANAFKFTAKQATTKLNDIVVQVGRTGTLTPVAVLEPVQVGGVTVSRATLHNFDELKRKDIRVGDKVLVERSGDVIPQVVKSIKEKRTGKEKRKIIPKKCPVCGTNVVRSEDEVAVRCPNRYCPARLKWRLKHYASRDAMDIEHLGESTIDKLLDEKIIDNISDLYRLKKEDILKLEGFKDKSAQNLLDSIEQSKHRSLSRLIYALGIRHVGKYAAQVLASKYDSIDDLAEASAEELNQIFCLGEKTAEAIATFFATEENRELIKKLKEVGVQTKEVKKKEELPLRGKKFVFTGGLRSLSRPDASELVKQKGGIVTSSVSKDVDYVVVGEEPGSKYEKAKKLGLKIIDEKEFKKLVGK
- a CDS encoding DUF6485 family protein: MKECNVKENKNNCNCSYPCSKKGICCECLRYHRSRNELPACFFPDAVEKTYDRSIENFIRVYKK